The nucleotide sequence CTCGCTGAACCGCCGTGGCGAACCGATGATCTGCTCACCGACCGATGCGCTGAACATGTTCTTCGGCTCGGATCTGCAGTACCTGATCATGGAGGACATTCTGGTGGTCAAGGAGGGTGCGGACGGGTATGACGCAGGCGCGTGAGTTAATGCTGAGCGTCGTTATCCCGGCGTACAACTACGCCGCGACGCTGCCGCGCGCAGTGCGCTCGGTGCTGGCCCAGCTCGACGAGGCACCCGCCGAGCTGATCGTCATCGACGACGGCTCCACCGACGACACGCCGCAGGTGCTCGACCAATTGCTGGCCGAGCACCCGGGACGCTTCCGGGCGATCCGCAAGGCGAATAGCGGGTTGGCGTCGGTGCGCAATCTGGGTATCGATGAGGCCACCGGCGATTTTTTGGTGTTTCTCGATGCCGACGACGAGCTCGCCCAGGGTGCATTGGCCGCGCTGGCCGAGCACATCGTGGCCAACCCGGACTCGCGGATGGTGATCGGCGCGCACAGGTCGGTGTTTGCCGACGGCAAGCGCAAGCTGCACGAGGTGAAGGCCTTGCCGGCGACGCCGCGGCAGCGTGTGAGGGGCTACCTGATCGACAAGACGGTGGCCCTGTCCAATGGCGCCTGTGCCATGCACCGCGAGGTGTTCGGCCCGGGCCGCTATCCCGAACGCTTTCGCAGTACCGAGGACATCCCGGTGTTCGCCCAGGTGTTGGCCGGGTTCCCCTGCAGCGTGCTGAATCAGCCAGTGGCGTTAATCCACCGCCACGCCACCAGCCTGCGCCATAACCTGACGCATGCGCGGGCCACCGGTCTGGAGCTGGTGGATGAAGTGTTTGCGCCGGCGCGCATGCCGGCCGAACTGCAGGATCTGAAGTCCGCGTTTTTGGCCCAACGCTGCCTGTCGCTGTTC is from Pseudomonas sp. LS44 and encodes:
- a CDS encoding glycosyltransferase family A protein; translated protein: MLSVVIPAYNYAATLPRAVRSVLAQLDEAPAELIVIDDGSTDDTPQVLDQLLAEHPGRFRAIRKANSGLASVRNLGIDEATGDFLVFLDADDELAQGALAALAEHIVANPDSRMVIGAHRSVFADGKRKLHEVKALPATPRQRVRGYLIDKTVALSNGACAMHREVFGPGRYPERFRSTEDIPVFAQVLAGFPCSVLNQPVALIHRHATSLRHNLTHARATGLELVDEVFAPARMPAELQDLKSAFLAQRCLSLFRTFASAGEFDTAMQFYRQAVRADFAVLLRWSYTRKALRVLFKSKGRNR